The Acidobacteriota bacterium DNA window GAGCATCCGCGAATACCTGCTGCCTCCCTTCAAGGCCGCCATCGACGCGGGCGTGCGCACGGTCATGATCAACAGCGGCGAGATCAACGGCATTCCCGTACATGCCTCCAAGCCCATCCTGACCGGTTTGCTGCGCCAGGAGCTGGGGTTTGAAGGGGTGGCGCTCACCGACTGGGAAGACATCATCAAGCTGGTCAACTTCCACAAGGTGGCGGAAGACGAACGCCAAGCCACCCAAATGGCGGTGGAGGCGGGCATCGACATGGCCATGACCCCCTACACCTATGCCTTCAGCGATCACCTGCAGGCACTGGTGCGCGAGGGCGTCATATCGGAAGAGCGGGTCGATACCTCAGTGCGGCGAGTCCTGCGTCTCAAGTTTGAACTAGGGCTCTTCGAGCATCCTTACCCGGCTCAGCCGCGCGGCGACTTGATCGGAGCCGCCCAACACCGCCGTGAAGCCTTACAGGCGGCCCGCGAGTCGATCGTCCTGCTCAAGAACGAGGGGTTGCTGCCGCTGGCCGAGGACGCGGCCCATCTGCTGGTCACAGGACCGGCCGCCAACTCCAAGCGCAATCTCGGGGGAGGCTGGACGCTGCGCTGGACGGGCGGCAAGCCTGAAGAGTACCCCCGAGACATGCTCACCATCCATGAGGCGCTGGCCAGGCGCTTCGGCGCGTCCCGGGTCACCCTGATGGAGGACATCGGCGAGCCGGGCAGCCAAGCCCGCAGGAAGTTCGAAGAGGCTGCCGCCTCGGCCGATGCCGTCATCGTGGCTGTAGGTGAAGAGCCTTATGCCGAAGTGACCGGACAGATCAACGACCTCACCCTCGATTCCGGGCAATTGGAGCTTGTTGGCGCCGCCGCCGGCGCCTCAAGCAAGGTCGTTTTGCTGCTGGTGCAAGGCCGTCCGCGGGTGGTTCCGCCCCATTACGCCCAGAGCCTTCCCGCCATGCTCATGGCCGGACTGCCGGGATTCGAAGGGGCCGAGGCCATCGCCGACGTTCTTTCCGGCCGCTTCAACCCTTCGGGCCGGCTGCCTCTCTCCTATCCCGCCTATCCCACCCACACGGTGCCCTATAATCACAAGGCAACCGACAAGTCCAGCGCGCTCTTTCCCTTCGGGCACGGACTCAGCTACACCCGCTTCGAGTATTCCGGCCTGGAGATCGATGGGGAGAGCCACTCCCCCGGGCAGGAGATCGAAGCCCGGGTCACGGTGCGCAACGCCGGTGAGCGGACGGGACAGGAGAGCGTGCTGTGGTTCGTCACCGATGAAGTGGGCAGCATTACGCGTCCGGTGCGGGAATTGAAGCACTTTGAGAAAATCGAACTCCAACCCGGCCAGTCGCGGACCTTGCGCTTCACCATCGTGCCCGGGCGCGATCTGGCATTTCCCGACGCCCGCGGCAAGAAGCACCTGGAACCGGGCAGCTTCACCCTCTCGGTGGGCGGACTGAAGACCGCCTTTAAGCTGACGCCATGACTACCAGAGTCGATCATTTCGAGACAGCGCGCAGGCGCAGGAAAGCGCGCCGGCCGGGCCTGGCGCTGACGGGTTTGTGCATCCTGGCCAATCTCGTCCTCCTGCTTGCGGCCCAGCAAAAGCCGTCGGAAGTCATCGAGCAGGTCTTTGGTCGCGCTCAGGAGGCTCTGCGCCTGGGGGAAATCGAAGCGGCCGAAAGCGACGCCCGCTTCATCGTCTCCGCCTCGCTCGACCAGTTGGGCGCTCTTTACCAGTCCCAGCGCCGCTGGGAAAAGGCTGAGAAGGCTTATCTGGAGGCCGCCCGCGCCTCGGCCTTCGCCGCCGAGTCGCTGATGGGCCTGGGCATCGTCTACTTGCGCAGCGGACGCTACGAGGAGGGACGCCGGACGCTCAGGCAGTTGCTGCGCCTTAATCCCCTCAATCCCGACCCTCACCACCTGCTGGGCAAGATCCTCTTCATGCAGGGAGACTATCAGGGAGCCTCGTCAGAACTGCGCGACGCCTATTCGCTGGGTCCGGGCGACATGAGCGTGGCCTACACCCTGGCTCTGGCCTATCTCAAGCAGCAGCGTCCCGAGGAGGCCCAGAAGGTCTTCGCCGAGATGGAGGAGAGGGTGGGTTCCTCGCCCCGCTTCAAGGTTTTGCGCGGACGCGCCCTGCGCGAAACAGGCTATTTGGAGGAGGCCATCCGCCAATTTCGCGGCGCCATCGAGCAGGATGGGAATTTCCCCCGCGCTCATTACTATCTGGGACTGACCCTGCTCATGCGCCATCACCGCGAGGCCTTCGGCGAGGCGCTGCGGCACTTTCAGGTTGAACTGGAGCATTCGCCCGACCATTACCCCTCCATCTTTTTCAGCGGAGTGGTGCTGGCCTCCGATCAGCGCCATGAGGAGGCGCTGCCGCTGCTGGAGCGGGCTTGCCGGCTGGAGCCGCAGCGTCCCGATCCGCACCTTTTCCTGGGACAGACGCTGCTCAAGCTGAACCGCTATGAGCAGGCCGTCGATCACCTGCGTCAGGCCATCAGGCTCACGCCCGATCCCGAGGCTGATCGTTTCCGTGTCGCCAACGCTCATTTTTCACTGGGGCAGGCCCTCTTGCGCAGCGGACAGCGGGAGGAAGCCCAAGTCCACATCGAGGCTTCGCGCCGCCTCAAACGCGAGCGTTTCGACTGGGAGGCGGAAGCGGTGGAAGAGCAGATGAAAGGTTCTTCGGGCGAGCGAATTGCCGATGCGGCGCCACCTGAGGCGGAGGAAGGCGATAACCCCTCCCGCCAATTGCAGGCCGCCTTGGCCTCCCACGGCGAAACCTCCCTGATGCTGGTCGACTTGCAGTCACAAGCCGTGGAGTCCGACCCGCAGCAGGACCGAACCGCCGCCTTCTACGCACGCGCCGCTTCAAGCGCCTACCAACTGCTGGCCCGCCTCTACGCGCAGCGCCAGGAATTCGCTCAAGCCGCCCGCTTTCTGGAGTTGGCCTCAGGCTGGGACGACGGCAACGCCGATCTCTACTTCAACTGGGCACTGGCCTGCATGAAGGCCGATCAGCCGGAATGCGCGGTGGAGCCCTTGATCGCCGACCTCAGGCGCAATCCGCAACGCGATGCCGCCAAAGGAATGCTGGCCCAGGCGGCCCTGCAACTGGTGGAGTCCAAGGACAGCGCCGCCGCCAGCCAGGCGGTCGGCTTTCTCATCGGACTCCATCCCGAGGTGGCCGACCTGCACTTGCTCAAGGGACGGGTGTCGGCGGTGGAGGGACGTTTTCAGGAGGCTCGGGAGTCTTTTCTGCAGGCACGCCGCCTCAATCCCTCGATCGCCGAGGTCCACTACTTCGAAGGCATGGCCTTGCTGCGTCAGAGCAAGATGGATGAAGCGCTGGAGGCTTTCAGCCGCCAACTGGAGAAAACTCCCCGGCACGCCAAGGCCCTCTACCACAAGGCCTTCCTGCTCGACGCCCTGGGACGCGCCTCGGAAGCGCCGCCCCTGCTGGAGCAGGCCATTGCGGCCGATCCCGACTACGCCCAGCCCTACTACCAACTGGGAAAGATGCAACTCAAGGAGGGGAAGCTGCCGCAAGCCACCATGAATCTCGAAACGGCCTCGCGCCTCAGTCCCGATGCCTCCTACGTCCACTATCAGCTTTCCCGCGCCTATTCCCTGGCCGGACGCAAGGACGAGGCCCAGGAGGCACTGAGGCGTTACCGGCAGCTCAAGAAGCTGGAAGAGGAGGCACGCCTGCAATCCGTCCGCCAGTTGGACCCGCCGCCCGACAGCGAGGAACAGCCATGAAGACGCGGGTGATATGGACCGCACTTTTGATGTCGTCCTTGTGGCTTGCACCCGTTGCGGCCGCGGCGGCAACGGCGGGGCCGACCTGGCAGGCCGGGGAGGGTCAGGCCGATGAGGCGCTGTGGGGACGCCTGCGTGCCCAACTCGATGCAGGACGCCTGCAGGAGGCCCGCTCGCTGTGCCTGCAGGCGCTGGAGAAGCGGCCCGACTCGGTGCGCTACCTGCGCACCCTGACCGCTATCGAGCTCAAGCTGGGCCGCTGCCCCGAAGGCATCGATGCCATCGAGAAGGCTTTGCAGAGAGCGCCTCATTCCCCCGACGTCCTCTACGAGTCGGCCCTGGTTTCGCTGGAGTGCGGACGGACGGGCGACGGCATCCACACCTTGCGCTTGCTGCTGCTCATGAATCCCGAGGAGCCGCGCGTCCTCTTTCAACTTGGAAAAGCTCTGCTGCAAACTCCCGATCTGGCCGAGGCGCTGGAGCACCTCCAGCACCACGCCCGGCTGCGCCCCCGAGACCCGGCCGGACTGCGGGCGCTGGCCTATGGACAGATTCTGCTGACCCGCTTCCGGGAGGCCCAGGAAACCATCGAGCGGGCGCGCCTCATCGAGCCCGATTCCTGGGAAACCGACTATTACCAGGGAGCGCTGGACTTAGAGAGGGAGGCCTATCCTTCGGCGGAGAAGTTCTTCCGCTCGGCCCTCGACAAAAAACCCACCCACGGACCTTCTCACCT harbors:
- a CDS encoding glycoside hydrolase family 3 N-terminal domain-containing protein: MMRIRLTFLLLAFFSAWATAVPASPPQEPLYKDASAPPEERVEDLLGRMTLAEKVGQMTQINFSAINGSGQEAVQIDPDLVSQAIRRYHVGSFLNGIAVPASQWHEYSDQLQRINMRESRLGIPIIYGMDHIHGANYLSGATIFPQPFNLAATFNTELVRRMAKITVVETQGLGHHWIFAPVLGLARQPAWPRVYETFGADALLASRMGTAFIEGLREASSETGDGHLRAACAKHFLGYSVPDSGYDRTPVDISWQSIREYLLPPFKAAIDAGVRTVMINSGEINGIPVHASKPILTGLLRQELGFEGVALTDWEDIIKLVNFHKVAEDERQATQMAVEAGIDMAMTPYTYAFSDHLQALVREGVISEERVDTSVRRVLRLKFELGLFEHPYPAQPRGDLIGAAQHRREALQAARESIVLLKNEGLLPLAEDAAHLLVTGPAANSKRNLGGGWTLRWTGGKPEEYPRDMLTIHEALARRFGASRVTLMEDIGEPGSQARRKFEEAAASADAVIVAVGEEPYAEVTGQINDLTLDSGQLELVGAAAGASSKVVLLLVQGRPRVVPPHYAQSLPAMLMAGLPGFEGAEAIADVLSGRFNPSGRLPLSYPAYPTHTVPYNHKATDKSSALFPFGHGLSYTRFEYSGLEIDGESHSPGQEIEARVTVRNAGERTGQESVLWFVTDEVGSITRPVRELKHFEKIELQPGQSRTLRFTIVPGRDLAFPDARGKKHLEPGSFTLSVGGLKTAFKLTP
- a CDS encoding tetratricopeptide repeat protein gives rise to the protein MTTRVDHFETARRRRKARRPGLALTGLCILANLVLLLAAQQKPSEVIEQVFGRAQEALRLGEIEAAESDARFIVSASLDQLGALYQSQRRWEKAEKAYLEAARASAFAAESLMGLGIVYLRSGRYEEGRRTLRQLLRLNPLNPDPHHLLGKILFMQGDYQGASSELRDAYSLGPGDMSVAYTLALAYLKQQRPEEAQKVFAEMEERVGSSPRFKVLRGRALRETGYLEEAIRQFRGAIEQDGNFPRAHYYLGLTLLMRHHREAFGEALRHFQVELEHSPDHYPSIFFSGVVLASDQRHEEALPLLERACRLEPQRPDPHLFLGQTLLKLNRYEQAVDHLRQAIRLTPDPEADRFRVANAHFSLGQALLRSGQREEAQVHIEASRRLKRERFDWEAEAVEEQMKGSSGERIADAAPPEAEEGDNPSRQLQAALASHGETSLMLVDLQSQAVESDPQQDRTAAFYARAASSAYQLLARLYAQRQEFAQAARFLELASGWDDGNADLYFNWALACMKADQPECAVEPLIADLRRNPQRDAAKGMLAQAALQLVESKDSAAASQAVGFLIGLHPEVADLHLLKGRVSAVEGRFQEARESFLQARRLNPSIAEVHYFEGMALLRQSKMDEALEAFSRQLEKTPRHAKALYHKAFLLDALGRASEAPPLLEQAIAADPDYAQPYYQLGKMQLKEGKLPQATMNLETASRLSPDASYVHYQLSRAYSLAGRKDEAQEALRRYRQLKKLEEEARLQSVRQLDPPPDSEEQP
- a CDS encoding tetratricopeptide repeat protein → MKTRVIWTALLMSSLWLAPVAAAAATAGPTWQAGEGQADEALWGRLRAQLDAGRLQEARSLCLQALEKRPDSVRYLRTLTAIELKLGRCPEGIDAIEKALQRAPHSPDVLYESALVSLECGRTGDGIHTLRLLLLMNPEEPRVLFQLGKALLQTPDLAEALEHLQHHARLRPRDPAGLRALAYGQILLTRFREAQETIERARLIEPDSWETDYYQGALDLEREAYPSAEKFFRSALDKKPTHGPSHLGLGKVLLREGRYQAAIESLREAERLLPQRADVNFQLSRAYSRLGQDEEARRHIQLFREKRKREDEVLRPQAEDSADLQQPPPRKP